The Novipirellula aureliae sequence GAGATGCTCGCCAGTTCAAAACCGCAACCACCAGAATCACGATGGAGACGACTGAGAGGAGGACGATCGCCGTCCACTTGAGGAGCTTTCTTAAGCGTTTCATGAAATAATTCTGTGTGTAAGGTTTGTAGATTGGCGAGATGCTGAATAAACATAGCTTGAGATGATCTAGCAGACGGTGTTGCTACAAAACGACTCGACACAACCGCTGCCGACCGATCCGAGCTGCGAAATAAGGATTCCGCTGAACGGTTAACGAACGCATAGACAAGCAAACTGAAAAGTAGCATGCACGGAGCAGCAAAAGTTGCCAAGCGGTCAACTCGCGAAAGCCATTGGCGATAGTTAGAGTTTGCAACCGTCAAGCTAGCTGCTGTGGTTCGTTCGGCATCAATCGCATCAAGTACCGCGACTCGCAGCATGGGCGGTGGTTGTAGATGCTTTAATCGATGGAGGGATTGTTCGACTTGGTCGTGTTCGCTCATCCGATCTGCTCCTGAATACTCGATCGTAATTTTGAGATTGTTCGCCGGTATCGGCTAGCACACGTCCCTATCGGCAATTCCAGTACGTCGGCAATCTGCGAGAAGGTCAACTCGGAATAGATTTTCAAGTGAATGATTTCGCGGTCTTCGGCTGATAATTTTTGTAAAGTAAGCTGCAACAACTCGGTATCCTCCGCGTACGAATCGGTAGCCTGTCGATCCAAATGCTCACCAAGTTCCATTGATTTCGGACGGCGTGATTTCTGACTCAGCCATCGATTGGTCTCATTGCGAGTTACCGCAAATACAAACGCATTCAAATCATCGACGTTTCGCAAACGATCGCGATGCCGAAACAACCGCACGAAAACTTCTTGCAGAATCTCGGCGGACGCGTCACGGTCGCCCGCTAAGACTGTGACGTAGTGAAACAACGAATTGGCAGTCGCATCGTACAATTCAGCCCAAGCCGATTGCTCATCATCGGCCAAACGCATCGCCAAACTGCTCATCGTTGCTCCAAAAGTTAATCCTATTTACGTTCAAGACCCTCCCACCAGGCTGATTTATTCAGCAAACCGGGCGGATTATCGGAAAAACTTCTTGAGCATCGTTGTTGTCAAAGCCTCTTTTGTTACTTTCCTCGTTTCCTGTTCAGCCCGTTGCAAGATTCGAGAACACGCCCTTAGCAAGAGTGACTTCGCTCCCCGCCCTGCTTATGAAATCGCGGACACACCGGACGAAGAATACCCCGACGCGATGATTTGCCAGAAGACAATCGAAGATTTACGCCAATTAAGCACCGGTGATTCTCCATTCTTTTTGGCCTGCGGTTTCCATCGTCCTCATTTACCCTTTCATGCACCCAAGAAATACTGGGACTTGTATCCAGAAACGGAAGTCAAGCTGCCCAACAACATGTACTTTC is a genomic window containing:
- a CDS encoding RNA polymerase sigma factor — encoded protein: MSSLAMRLADDEQSAWAELYDATANSLFHYVTVLAGDRDASAEILQEVFVRLFRHRDRLRNVDDLNAFVFAVTRNETNRWLSQKSRRPKSMELGEHLDRQATDSYAEDTELLQLTLQKLSAEDREIIHLKIYSELTFSQIADVLELPIGTCASRYRRTISKLRSSIQEQIG